Proteins encoded within one genomic window of Kibdelosporangium phytohabitans:
- a CDS encoding ANTAR domain-containing protein, which produces MSRAGSHLRMMAESRPDGGVVVRISGAIDADNSRALDHYLRTRLPAEARYVVVDLARVELLGARGVRTLIEHTDRLASQRRRLLTVAANPLVRRVLDSMHVAANLRLHDSLAAAVDVGATHSEPEEAGAGADPDVVSDLLAQIYGLREALRTRTVVARALGVVRERYRLADPAAFDLLRDSAQRHNIRLYTLARALLNASAPQGPVWFPGRLRRPAPSLSFVELQPHLRGNRSATLNAFLETAAGYVRTTMASVRLVDGPGEVLRTEQSLNLPPAVADHLAGTEKPPRPAEKAGTVIVADVAAATDLDGREVLLGAGVHASQSTPLLTVDDQFFGVVTTYHADCGFVPSKLQCARLGHAATEIATWLDWHARTVVLDALEHVHSCARSAGR; this is translated from the coding sequence ATGTCCCGTGCAGGCTCGCATCTGCGGATGATGGCCGAATCGCGGCCCGACGGTGGTGTGGTCGTGCGGATCAGCGGCGCGATCGACGCGGACAACAGTCGCGCCCTCGACCATTACCTGCGGACCCGGCTGCCCGCCGAGGCGCGTTATGTCGTGGTCGATCTGGCCAGGGTCGAACTGCTGGGCGCCCGCGGCGTCCGGACGTTGATCGAACACACCGACCGGCTGGCCTCGCAGAGGCGCCGGCTGCTCACCGTGGCCGCCAACCCGCTCGTGCGGCGAGTGCTGGATTCGATGCACGTCGCCGCGAACCTCCGGTTGCACGACAGCCTGGCCGCGGCGGTGGACGTCGGCGCCACGCACAGCGAACCCGAGGAGGCCGGCGCCGGGGCGGATCCCGATGTGGTGAGCGACCTGCTGGCGCAGATCTACGGGCTGCGCGAGGCGCTGCGGACCCGGACGGTGGTCGCGCGGGCCCTCGGCGTGGTGCGCGAACGCTACCGCCTGGCCGATCCGGCCGCGTTCGACCTGCTGCGCGACAGCGCCCAGCGCCACAACATCCGGCTCTACACGCTCGCGCGGGCGCTGCTCAACGCGTCGGCGCCGCAGGGGCCGGTCTGGTTCCCCGGACGGTTGCGCAGACCCGCGCCGTCCTTGTCCTTCGTCGAACTGCAGCCCCATCTGCGTGGCAATCGCAGCGCGACGCTGAACGCGTTCCTCGAAACGGCGGCGGGCTACGTGCGGACCACCATGGCGTCGGTGCGCCTGGTGGACGGGCCCGGCGAGGTGCTGCGCACGGAACAGTCGCTGAACCTGCCGCCCGCCGTCGCCGACCACCTCGCCGGAACGGAGAAACCGCCGAGACCGGCCGAGAAAGCCGGTACCGTCATCGTCGCCGACGTCGCGGCGGCGACCGATCTGGACGGCAGGGAAGTGCTGCTCGGCGCCGGTGTCCACGCGTCGCAGAGCACGCCGCTGCTCACCGTCGACGACCAGTTCTTCGGGGTGGTCACCACGTATCACGCGGACTGCGGCTTCGTGCCGTCCAAACTGCAGTGCGCCCGGCTGGGGCACGCCGCGACCGAGATCGCCACCTGGCTGGACTGGCACGCCAGGACGGTCGTGCTCGACGCGCTCGAACACGTCCACAGCTGCGCGAGGTCCGCTGGCCGGTGA
- a CDS encoding DNA topoisomerase IB, which translates to MRLRRSDPAGPGLTRRRRGKNWQYLDDSGSPVVAEIRERCAGLVIPPAWREVWISPHPNGHIQAVGVDDAGRRQYIYHEQWRRDRDEEKFERVLDLVEHLPQFREAIDTDLADRGLTCARVHAGALRMLDRGVFRTGGEEYSDDSRGVATLLRDDVSIDRGDLAFCFTAKGGIERQLRIADAKLAKLVKALRRSAADTDRLLVYRDGRKWREVRADSINTRFKELTGEEFTAKDLRTWNATVVAAVEFARAERPGSKTAAKRAEAAVFDQVAGQLGNTRAVARRSYVDPRVVTSFAAGRTIDLDHAGDRREIELAVRDLLSRAKA; encoded by the coding sequence ATGCGGTTGCGGCGCAGTGATCCGGCTGGGCCGGGACTGACCCGGCGGCGACGGGGCAAGAACTGGCAGTACCTCGACGACTCGGGCAGCCCCGTGGTCGCCGAGATCCGTGAGCGGTGCGCCGGCCTGGTGATCCCACCGGCCTGGCGTGAGGTCTGGATCAGCCCGCACCCCAACGGCCACATCCAGGCGGTCGGCGTCGACGACGCGGGCCGCCGCCAGTACATCTACCACGAGCAGTGGCGCAGGGACCGGGACGAGGAGAAGTTCGAACGCGTCCTCGACCTGGTCGAGCACCTGCCGCAGTTCCGCGAGGCGATCGACACCGACCTGGCCGACCGCGGCCTGACGTGCGCACGGGTGCACGCGGGCGCGCTGCGGATGCTGGACCGCGGGGTGTTCCGCACAGGCGGCGAGGAGTACTCCGACGACAGCAGGGGCGTGGCCACGCTGCTGCGTGACGACGTCTCGATCGACCGGGGTGATCTGGCGTTCTGCTTCACGGCGAAAGGCGGTATCGAGCGGCAGCTGCGGATCGCGGACGCCAAGCTGGCAAAGCTGGTCAAGGCGTTGCGGCGATCCGCCGCGGACACCGACCGCCTGCTGGTGTACCGCGACGGCCGCAAGTGGCGCGAGGTCCGTGCCGACTCGATCAACACCCGGTTCAAGGAGCTGACGGGTGAGGAGTTCACCGCGAAGGACCTCCGTACGTGGAACGCGACCGTGGTGGCCGCCGTGGAGTTCGCCCGCGCCGAGCGGCCCGGTTCCAAGACCGCGGCCAAACGCGCCGAAGCCGCCGTGTTCGACCAGGTGGCCGGTCAGCTCGGCAACACGAGGGCGGTCGCCCGTCGATCCTATGTGGATCCCCGAGTGGTCACGTCCTTCGCCGCGGGCAGGACCATCGACCTGGACCACGCGGGTGATCGCAGGGAGATCGAGCTGGCGGTGCGCGACCTGCTCAGCCGGGCGAAGGCCTGA
- a CDS encoding TetR/AcrR family transcriptional regulator yields the protein MPAPNPRRTHSGNRRDEQARLAVLHAADDLLVEHGFNALTVEAIARRAGVAKQTIYRWWPSKVEVLLDTLIEDTAKRLPVPAQAATATDIRGYFRGFARFVTRDPAGQVLLALIAEAQHDPGTAKSLHARYLGPRRKQERDMLARAVEAGEISPSLGPDAVVDAIAGPVVYRALTGSSVPRGLVDALVDDVLRPSPG from the coding sequence ATGCCCGCCCCGAACCCCCGCAGGACGCACTCCGGCAACCGCCGCGACGAGCAAGCACGCCTCGCCGTGCTGCACGCCGCGGATGACCTGCTCGTCGAGCACGGGTTCAACGCGCTGACCGTCGAGGCGATCGCGCGTCGCGCGGGCGTGGCCAAGCAGACGATCTACCGCTGGTGGCCGTCGAAGGTCGAGGTCCTGCTCGACACACTGATCGAGGACACCGCCAAACGCCTTCCCGTTCCCGCGCAAGCGGCCACGGCCACGGACATCCGCGGCTACTTCCGCGGCTTCGCCCGATTCGTCACCCGCGACCCGGCCGGACAGGTCCTGCTCGCCCTCATCGCCGAGGCGCAGCACGACCCCGGCACAGCCAAAAGCCTGCACGCGCGCTACCTGGGCCCCCGGCGCAAGCAGGAACGCGACATGCTCGCGCGTGCCGTCGAGGCGGGCGAGATCTCACCCAGCCTCGGTCCTGACGCCGTCGTCGACGCCATCGCGGGCCCGGTCGTCTACCGCGCGCTGACCGGGTCGAGCGTGCCCCGCGGCCTGGTGGACGCCCTTGTCGACGACGTGCTCAGGCCTTCGCCCGGCTGA
- a CDS encoding SDR family NAD(P)-dependent oxidoreductase translates to MSDRQALVIGASRGLGLVLAGELARRGWRVVATTRQSGGRLRADADASNGQLTVESLEMTSPGEVTALRERLTGTRFDLVLVNAAIDRGDLPIAQVPTGMFTEVMITNALSPLRVLEAFRELVTPGGTVAVMSSEQGSISLNTEDGYELYKASKAALNQLMRSYATRHAGDGQTKLLIDPGHNQTQLGGPDAPLLPEESIPAVADVLEAQAGAPGLQFLDRHGKTVAW, encoded by the coding sequence ATGTCCGACCGGCAAGCACTGGTGATCGGAGCGTCAAGGGGACTGGGCCTCGTCCTGGCCGGCGAACTCGCCCGGCGCGGCTGGCGCGTCGTCGCCACCACCCGGCAGAGCGGCGGCAGGCTGCGAGCCGATGCCGACGCCTCGAACGGGCAGCTCACCGTCGAGTCACTGGAGATGACCAGCCCCGGGGAGGTGACCGCGCTGCGCGAACGCCTGACCGGCACACGGTTCGACCTGGTCCTCGTCAACGCCGCGATCGACCGGGGCGACCTGCCCATCGCCCAGGTCCCGACCGGCATGTTCACCGAAGTGATGATCACCAACGCGTTGAGCCCGTTGCGCGTGCTCGAAGCGTTCCGTGAGCTCGTCACGCCCGGCGGCACGGTCGCGGTGATGTCGTCCGAGCAGGGCAGCATCTCGCTGAACACCGAGGACGGTTACGAACTCTACAAAGCCAGCAAGGCCGCGTTGAACCAGCTGATGCGCAGCTACGCCACCCGGCACGCCGGCGACGGGCAGACCAAGCTGCTCATCGACCCCGGCCACAACCAGACCCAGCTCGGCGGGCCCGACGCGCCGCTCCTGCCCGAGGAGAGCATCCCGGCCGTCGCCGACGTCCTCGAAGCGCAGGCGGGCGCACCGGGCCTGCAGTTCCTCGACCGCCACGGCAAGACCGTGGCTTGGTAG
- a CDS encoding xanthine dehydrogenase family protein molybdopterin-binding subunit, which translates to MTDLLQPKAIGQDHARRDGPSKVSGTAPYANEAPVDNPAYCHLIQADVARGRVTATDAAEAEATPGVLAVLTPRNVERLASTEDKELAVLQTDEVAFRGQIVGLVIAETPEVARQAAGLVSFTYAEQPHDVTLSADRDDLYKPDTVNPSFATDTSTGDVDAAMQAADVTVTQTYSTAMYHNNPMEPHATTALWNDGDLVLWDSTQGVHSVRSTVAKVLGLAKEQVRVICPYVGGGFGSKGMPHAHVIAAAMGARALPGRAVKLALTRQQMFSLVGYRTPTIQRVRLAAAKDGRLSAIALDVVEQTSRIKEFAEQTAVAARMMYAAAHRATSHRLAALDVPVPSWMRAPGECPGMFGPEVAMDELAERLGIDPVELRIRNEPERDPESGNPFSSRNLVTCLRDGAERFGWADRDPRPGARRDGGWLVGTGVASSVYPASRMPKSDATVRFEDGRYVAEIGAADLGTGTWTTLALIAADALGVPADEVDVRIGDTEQPFASVAGGSSGTSTWGTAIVEAARAFRDKFGQDPQDGDEAQGQVPEYRASERYALYAFGAQFAEVRVHADTGEIRVPRLAGVFAAGRVVNPRTARSQLIGGMTMGMSMALHENSVLDPATGHVVNHDFAEYHIATCADAANIEAYWVDEHDPHVNPMGSKGIGEIGIVGTAAAIANAAYHATGVRVRDLPVTLDKLLPGLD; encoded by the coding sequence ATGACCGATCTGTTGCAACCCAAGGCGATCGGGCAGGACCACGCCCGCAGGGACGGGCCAAGCAAGGTCTCGGGCACAGCGCCCTACGCCAACGAGGCGCCCGTGGACAACCCGGCCTACTGCCACTTGATCCAAGCGGACGTCGCCCGCGGCCGTGTGACCGCGACAGACGCGGCGGAGGCCGAAGCCACACCGGGTGTCCTGGCCGTCCTCACGCCACGGAACGTCGAACGGCTCGCCTCCACTGAGGACAAAGAACTGGCTGTGCTGCAGACCGACGAGGTGGCGTTCCGCGGGCAGATCGTCGGACTGGTGATCGCGGAAACGCCCGAGGTCGCACGGCAGGCCGCCGGACTCGTCTCGTTCACCTACGCCGAGCAGCCACACGATGTCACGCTGTCAGCCGACCGCGACGACCTCTACAAGCCCGACACAGTCAATCCGAGCTTCGCCACGGACACCAGCACAGGCGACGTCGACGCAGCCATGCAAGCAGCCGACGTCACGGTGACCCAGACGTATTCCACGGCGATGTACCACAACAATCCGATGGAACCACACGCCACCACGGCGTTGTGGAACGACGGCGACCTGGTGCTCTGGGACTCCACGCAGGGCGTCCACTCGGTGCGCTCGACGGTGGCCAAGGTGCTGGGGTTGGCCAAGGAGCAGGTCCGCGTCATCTGTCCGTACGTCGGCGGTGGTTTCGGCTCCAAGGGAATGCCGCACGCGCACGTGATCGCGGCGGCGATGGGTGCGCGCGCACTTCCCGGCCGCGCGGTGAAACTGGCCCTCACCAGGCAGCAGATGTTCAGTCTCGTCGGGTACCGGACGCCGACGATCCAGCGGGTCCGGCTGGCCGCCGCCAAGGACGGGCGGCTGTCGGCGATCGCGCTCGACGTCGTCGAGCAGACCTCGCGGATCAAGGAGTTCGCGGAACAGACCGCGGTCGCGGCCAGGATGATGTACGCCGCCGCGCACCGCGCCACCTCGCACCGGCTGGCCGCGCTGGACGTCCCGGTTCCGTCGTGGATGCGGGCCCCGGGCGAGTGCCCCGGCATGTTCGGCCCCGAGGTGGCCATGGACGAACTGGCCGAGCGGCTCGGCATCGACCCGGTCGAGCTCCGGATCCGCAACGAGCCCGAGCGCGACCCGGAGTCCGGCAACCCGTTCTCCAGCCGCAACCTCGTGACGTGCCTGCGGGACGGCGCCGAGCGGTTCGGCTGGGCGGATCGGGACCCACGCCCGGGTGCACGGCGGGACGGTGGCTGGCTCGTGGGCACCGGCGTGGCCTCGTCGGTGTACCCGGCGTCGCGGATGCCGAAGTCCGATGCCACGGTTCGCTTCGAGGACGGTCGGTACGTCGCCGAGATCGGTGCCGCGGATCTGGGCACCGGCACATGGACGACGCTCGCCCTGATCGCCGCCGACGCCCTCGGCGTCCCAGCCGACGAGGTGGACGTGCGGATCGGCGACACCGAGCAGCCGTTCGCGTCCGTCGCGGGTGGATCGTCGGGCACGAGCACCTGGGGGACGGCGATTGTCGAAGCGGCGAGGGCGTTCCGTGACAAGTTCGGGCAGGACCCGCAGGACGGTGACGAGGCCCAGGGCCAGGTGCCCGAGTACCGGGCCAGCGAACGGTACGCGCTGTACGCTTTCGGCGCCCAGTTCGCCGAAGTACGGGTGCACGCGGACACCGGTGAGATCCGCGTCCCCCGATTGGCCGGCGTGTTCGCGGCCGGTCGGGTCGTCAACCCGAGAACGGCCCGTTCCCAGCTCATCGGCGGTATGACCATGGGCATGTCCATGGCGTTGCACGAGAACAGCGTCCTCGATCCCGCCACCGGGCACGTGGTCAACCACGACTTCGCCGAGTACCACATCGCGACGTGCGCCGACGCCGCCAACATCGAGGCGTACTGGGTCGACGAGCACGATCCGCACGTCAACCCCATGGGCAGCAAGGGAATCGGCGAGATCGGCATCGTCGGCACGGCGGCGGCGATCGCCAACGCCGCCTACCACGCCACCGGTGTGCGCGTACGCGACCTCCCGGTGACGCTGGACAAACTGCTGCCCGGCCTGGATTGA
- a CDS encoding FAD binding domain-containing protein — translation MKPFDYRSATNAATAVRDVAASPAATFLAGGTNLVDHLKLGVIEPDLLVDITAVTSDAIEDRDGGLWIGAGVRNSDLAADPRVRQRYPALTQALLSGASGQLRNMATTGGNPLQRTRCVYFQDVTTPCNKRDPGSGCSAIGGYTRYHAILGASEHCVATHPSDMAVALSALDAKVHVLTADGERSFPFVDLHRLPGEMPDKDTRLQHGDLITAIELPSSPMAGRSRYRKVRDRASYAFALVSVAAALDVADGVVRDVRIALGGVAHTPWRAYKAEQVLRGKPAEVAAYRQAAEAELAGARALDGIDGGNGFKIPLVTRALVAVLRELS, via the coding sequence ATGAAACCGTTCGACTACCGATCCGCCACGAACGCCGCCACCGCCGTGCGCGACGTGGCGGCGAGTCCCGCGGCCACGTTCCTGGCCGGCGGCACCAACCTGGTCGACCACCTCAAACTGGGTGTGATCGAGCCGGACCTGCTCGTCGACATCACCGCCGTCACCTCGGACGCGATCGAGGACCGCGACGGCGGGCTCTGGATCGGCGCCGGGGTACGCAACAGCGACCTGGCCGCCGACCCGCGTGTCCGGCAACGCTATCCCGCACTGACCCAGGCTTTGCTGTCCGGCGCGTCCGGGCAGCTGCGCAACATGGCCACCACGGGCGGCAATCCGTTGCAGCGGACGCGGTGCGTGTACTTCCAAGACGTCACGACACCGTGCAACAAACGCGACCCGGGGTCGGGGTGTTCGGCGATCGGCGGTTACACCCGGTACCACGCCATCCTGGGCGCGTCGGAGCACTGCGTGGCGACACATCCGTCGGACATGGCGGTGGCGCTGTCCGCGTTGGACGCGAAGGTGCACGTGCTCACAGCCGACGGGGAACGGTCCTTTCCGTTCGTGGACCTGCACCGCCTACCCGGTGAGATGCCCGACAAGGACACCAGGTTGCAGCACGGTGACCTGATCACGGCGATCGAGCTGCCGTCGTCGCCCATGGCCGGCCGGTCGCGGTACCGCAAAGTGCGCGACCGGGCGTCCTACGCGTTCGCCTTGGTGTCCGTCGCGGCCGCATTGGACGTGGCCGACGGCGTGGTCCGTGACGTCCGCATCGCGTTGGGTGGTGTGGCGCACACACCCTGGCGTGCCTACAAAGCCGAACAGGTGCTGCGCGGAAAACCCGCTGAGGTCGCGGCCTATCGGCAGGCCGCCGAGGCTGAACTCGCCGGCGCGCGGGCACTGGACGGCATCGATGGCGGCAACGGCTTCAAGATCCCGCTGGTCACTCGTGCCCTCGTCGCCGTGTTGCGGGAGTTGTCATGA
- a CDS encoding (2Fe-2S)-binding protein, translating to MTPITLRLNGQPHRVAVDTRATLLDVLREQLADTSPKKGCDHGQCGACTVLLRGRRVLSCLTLAVSCDGADVTTAAGVTHPVQQAFVDHDALQCGYCTPGQICSAVGMLDEFASGWPSHVTPDVAATPDLTDEELAERMSGNLCRCGAYANIVPALRQAAGEAG from the coding sequence ATGACGCCGATCACTCTGCGGCTGAACGGGCAACCGCACCGAGTCGCCGTCGACACCCGTGCCACGCTGCTGGACGTCCTGCGGGAACAGCTGGCGGACACGAGTCCCAAGAAAGGCTGCGACCACGGGCAATGCGGGGCGTGTACCGTCCTGTTGCGAGGCCGCCGGGTGCTCAGCTGCCTCACACTAGCGGTGAGTTGTGACGGCGCCGACGTCACCACCGCGGCCGGGGTGACCCACCCTGTGCAGCAGGCTTTCGTCGACCACGACGCCCTCCAGTGCGGTTACTGCACGCCCGGCCAGATCTGTTCGGCCGTGGGCATGCTGGACGAGTTCGCCAGCGGCTGGCCGAGCCATGTCACGCCGGACGTCGCCGCGACCCCCGACCTCACCGACGAGGAGCTGGCCGAGCGGATGAGCGGAAACCTGTGCCGCTGCGGGGCGTACGCCAACATCGTTCCCGCGTTGCGGCAGGCAGCGGGTGAGGCGGGATGA